GATTCCAgtaaaatcccttcatcttttccaacctggaccatctggcCTCTTCTGTAACTGCTTCATAGGGCTTATATGTAGTCTTACATCCCAAtaatggccacataagaataggaggctgAATGATCAAAGGTAACTAGTTATTGGTTTTCACTCTGCCTAGTTGTATATActtaggggctctttgcatagctgcatgGAAATTTGGCAATGAATGAGGTTCTCCCTATTTCAATTCTTCTGGTAAATTATTCCAGCGCTGAGTTAAGCTATCAATTGCAATTAcactttcattttgaactaaatgctcatatgcttggaatatcTCTTCCCTCATCGGCAGCACTAGATTCctcacatcttgccttaccaatagcttctgccattcataataaagaactcttggctctttttcttccttcctcaattgcaatggacaatcaaattcaaaatctttgtGTGCTTTGGCTTGTACCCACATGCTGATCTCATTCtaaatccatgacattaaagcttttatgTGGATATCCCCAATGTATACTAAGGGATCCCACTCACTATCAGAAGCTATagcataattatgcaaataaaattcacacaaCAAATTTTTCACAGCTGCTAGGGAAGTCTGctaagcatcataaaattcctcaaggGTTTCGAAAGAGGGGCTAAGGTCTATGACAATGCagttcaatttaaaatttaaataccgctCCCTTAAATGCAGTGCATAAACTCTTGGTGGTGCCCTACATTGTATCAATTTGGGGATCATgctagtgattgtatcaactttagcctctaattcttcaattatattatccctcttttcaatttccttctgttgtttgtcaataatcccctgtaatctagccctctatttcccattgcctataaaatgttaaagcaatagataaactgcttagggatgatggaggtctaatagttgtTACCTTAGGCCATGGAATCTATTCAATAGGCTCCTCAAGTTGCTCTACCATATATGCCAGATTTGAGAGTCtatcaacatcatcttccttttGAGTTTCAACATctgcagggcttccttcttctgatgCTTCCACTAAAAGAACCTCTGCCAAATCACCTGTTGGACGGGGTTTTTGGGTAGTACTCATAGTTcttcttgcataaacctttggagtgacTATAGCAATAGTTTCTACCTATGGCTTTGCAATAGGAGTTTTCCTCTTTGACCTACTCCTCTTGGTTGCAGGAGCGACTTGAATTTCCTTCTGTTGAACCATTGGTTCATCTTTTGCATTAACTCCTTCTAATTCCTTCCCTTTCCTTTTAGAAGATGACAATTATTTATGAAAAGAAGTGAAGGGCTTCTCAATGCTTGTCTTAGTCATCTCTCTCTTCGTAACAGTAACAACTCCTTCAACAGTAGGAGATTCATTCTCTACAGAaactataggagaagagggttcttcaatattttctttttcaactattgGCTCATCTGCAATAGGAGCATCTTCAACACTaaactaaaatatatattcaaataccccccattccatctgtgaaacatccctaagagaacgttCTACCAGCAActttatcaaaccatgatggctaATAGAACGATTTCCATTCTTCCGTGTTTCTTTAGCACTTGTGGAAATTAGGAgatataagaaattaggaacattcactctcTGACCATGTCGTAAATGAATAAGCAATTTGAAATaaggtgaatgtaaatttgaatacctcccttcgcaagtaatgtacttcattacatataaagcGACCTGAGGCCACTCTACTAGAAGGGAAACCCTCCTTTCTCCTTGCTTGTCCACTATTAGAGGTCTATCTGTGGGAAGTGTAAATTCTGCTATGGTACTTCTAgtgtcttttgattctggaaataaTTCTCCTTCCTGCGGCAACCTTGTAACTTTAGCTATCCACTACTCTGTAGCAACAACCCTCAATCCTTTCATAGTAGCATCTCCttcattgaatgaatgcataaactcagcggcaatttcttcattataatcccttaTTTTCATAAAGTAGTCAATCCAACCATCCtacctaaaataatgctcacatagAGCATCCTGTAGCAACGTGTCAGGGATTATTGGTTCATggcagattggatctccacccatttcttaatctGTTAATGTCACAAACTTTGCAGCTTAGAAACAGAGAACCAAAATACTCTACAGACTGAAAATTGAAATTTCCTTACCTATTTCCAAATTTGGCAGTAGATttcattactttcttatgccaaagaatatcttaTTAAAGAAATGATGGAAAACAATCAAATCAACGTACCGAAAAGAATGAGTcattactaattttggaaaccgaaccataaaacacccccccccccaacttacttTGGCACATGTCCACACAGGCTaaaaggatttagggaagtgtacacaGATTTAGAAAAGGCaacaatcataatgaaatcataaatgtgtaattaatataaaataaaatatgtacatacctgtAGTTGTGTGAAAcgaatggcgaaatgaaatgaaatgacagataagaaaatgagatgggatgacgtggatggaaaaaattatttatggagaataatatttccataagacatggaaatatctttGTGAAATGACACgtggagaattatgaagtggcaagcatgttcactaCAGTGGCTACAGGAACCTTACCTCCAACATTTGCCCAATTCCAGAAAGAACTTgatcagtggctacaggaaccttatcaattgctgcaggaacttgtgtttgatcTTTTTTATCAAATTGTTGTAGGAACTCCTCCTTGCTGGTCATCTTATGATAAAGACGCAATTTGTGACCATTTACCAAAATCTTGAAGCAAACTAGGTCAATTTTGGTCAACCGAACAGCTCCActgttgaaaacttcctctatctcatatggacctaaccacctggtttgcagctttcccatagtatccttatatctagaGTCATATAACAATGCCTAGTCacttgttttgaacttcttctccTTGATgcatttatcatgccactttgctctctgattttgtatcagttttgtctATTGGAAAGCCAATTTTatccattcatccaaagcattcaattgttgaatatgttccttttgtgcttcagaaagtgtcacatttaattgcaaagttgtcctcggagttttatgctcaaactcaataggaaTCATTGTTGCCTTCCCAtgcaccatctcaaaaggtgtaaaaccaaatggtgtcttccaagttgttaTGTATGCCCAAAATGCTTTTGAAAGTCTATTAGACCAGTCTTTTTAATAAACAGCtattgtcttggtaagaatagcctcaagctctatgtttgtaacttctacttgtccattagcttgtggatgatatggagtagattttatgtgtcttatattgtattcattgaccaaggctgcaatTAATGTTGAAGTAAAGTGTGGGCCTTGGTCTGTTACAATTTCCCtcggtactccatatcttgtaaaaatctcctcataaaggaacttggccaccttattatctcttgcatgtgtcatggtgcgagcttccacccatttggttacataatctgtacatactaaaatgtaatattttccattagaaggggggatcaattgggccaacaaaatctaatccccatttatcaaatggtgaaaccattatttgtggatacaatggcatctcatcagatttagtaggtctccccatgtgTTGGCATCTGTCACACTTtcttgtatattgtgttgcatccttatataatgtgggccaataatatcttgtattcagtattttgagtgttgtactTTTattagcaaaatgtcctccacaaggctcatcatgacatgcatgcaagatatccatatgtttcatcctctcttacacatcttctcataacTTGGTTTGGTCTAGTGtaaaacaaacaatcagcaatccaagagaagttaaagcttttctccaCTAATAaccttctttccttaagagagaaatgaagtggcattttagcagcagctaaatagttggcaatatcagcatatcaGGGAGTGTGGGCTTATATAATGAATAGATGTTCATCCAGAAAAGAATCATCTATGGCTATAGGATCTTCCTATAACTGAATTCTTGagagataatctgcaaccacattggacttccctggtttatcaataactatgatatcaaattcctacatcaacaataacaaGTGAGCTAACCTACCATAATTGAAGCcttattcatgagatatttgattgcagtatgatcagtatgcacaaatataggATACCCTGTTATATAGtgcttgaatttgttgagtgcatatataactgctaacatttcctttttagtGACTATGTAATTTAACTCAAGCCCCTGCAAGTTCTtcctaatataatatattgcattttccaagtTATCAATTTTTTGTCCTAAGATtgcccctattgcataatcagatgcatctgcatgaatttgaaatggtaaagaccaattcggACCTTTAAGAACTGATGATTGAGTCAAAGtgtgcttaagcttcaagaaagcttcattgcatggaGAAGTCCATTTAaactccatatccttggtaagtagagaatataagggactggcaattttgctgaaatctttgatgaatcttctataatatctagcatgaccaaggaaacttctaacatcttttGCTTTACCGGTGCATTGATATTTTGAATCACTTCAATTTTtgctgggtcaacttgtattccttttatagagatatgatgaccaagaactattccttcctgcatcattatgaagcacttctcactatttaatgaaaaactatagtcttcacactattgcaaaactttcttcaggttccctaatgcttcttcaaattcagaaccataagttgtgaagCCATCCATATAAATTTACATGATATATTGGGAAATATCTAAAAAtatactgatcactgctctttgaaaagtggttggagcattacacaatccaaaaggaagaataaaatatgcatatattccccaaggacaagtgaatgtggTCTTCTCTTGGTCCTCTAGAGCTATTTGAATCTGATTGTAActactgaatccatcaagaaataaaaattatttcttcccaaccaaagagtctaatacctgattCACAAATGGTAATTGAAAATGATCTTTCCTTGTTGCTaaattcaaagctctataatcaacacataccctccattttcccccttttttaggAACTATtgccaaaggtgatacccattggctatcagagattgGATAGATAAATCgagcctttaacaacttctgcaattcctctttaactatttttttcaatgcaagattgattcttctttgtggttgtctaagtgggcaacaatcttcttttatatagatatggtgggtacaaactattggatctattccatgaatatccttgtaatcccataaaaaaggcatgtttatgacatttaagcaagtccatgAGTGCTGCTTTTTGAGTATCTATAAGATCACtattaatattcaaatatttattcaaatcaacctctattttgatagtaagatcaatctgggacatatcaaaaaaatgagaagtacaaacttcttgcggcaacagagtatgcaatatatctgTGGTTGTTGGAAAGTCTAAATCTACAATATTTGGTATCAACTCTTGTAATTGTTGTTCTTGCTTCaactcatttgtcataattttataaagagttgagtcttcatcatgtaattgcatgaatggccctctattaatcatcataatgtGATTAATATAGTCAAATCCCTCAtattcttctcccaaagtaggccaaacggcttgttgttgatcaaactggggctgagcaggagaatacaaagctaatgtttttatagagttcccatctgaaacggtcatatcccctgatctacatctaATATATGCATCATTCATGgcaatccaaggtcttcccaaaatcatcggatatcctcccaatgtcgcCTTTGAAGACAGAATCATAAAGTTTGCAGGGTACTCCCAGGAATCTaaagtaacaaccacatcttcaatcataccatcaggtcgcaCTATAGAGCTGTCAGCAAGTTGTAGGACTATAGGTGTAGGCCTGAGACTAGTGATTCCAAGCATCACATTAATGGATGCCCCTAAATCAACTAAAACATTCCTTATTTGATttccattaatgactatattcacaacaggaCTACCAAGATCAGAACATTTAGGAACTAAAACTTTTCGAAGCATAATATCTGTCAGTTGACCCATGACATGCattgtttgtggatccttcttcttcttgccaagtttttttagacatgcctccttgagtgccttactatatataggaacatcctttattgcttgcaacaatggaattttaatacATACATGTTTTAGTTGAcctataatatcaaaaccttgctcttgttctgtaagaacttccttttcttgcaatctctgagGAAATGGTGGTAATCTCTATTTCTGAGGTATTGTGgttattggattagagatttcttgttcttcttgcacCTCTGTGATGATTGGAGaagatggattaggcagagttgtcccagatttgaggtgaatatcacttatagatagagaataggttgggtattgattaggatcaactgaataagcttgttgttgctgagatttaatattaggatttggcagccACCTAAGTGGGCAACTATGTTGGTTTAGGTGGAACAACAgtggctgcaggaggaggcattattgcaggtagTTGGGGTTGTTGAATAGGATGCTGATATCCAGAACATTGGGTAGTacatggctgactccccctccattgacgagtaggttgccaattcccttgaggCCAGTTTCCTTGTGCCTGAGGGGGATACCAATTCCCCTGTGGCTACTGCCACTGTGGCATTTTCTTAGCAAAATGTTGCCCTTGCCCTTGAGGACCATACCagtttggataattaccaaaattttgagcatagggtggttgccattgattatttggtatatatgaatttccactataaccaaaaaaagaaagtggatcaagaggtatcaaaggaaatcaaggaaagggcaactcaaaaaagaagaaatggaaatcaaagcctaagggaaaagcaccatcttctccacaacaaggggaTTCATTAaattccaagagagataattcaccaaagagagaaagacctacttgtgcttattgtaaaaagattggtcatgaggagcatcgttgccattctaagaagattgatgaacttacacatatcatcaaaaagcataacattgatttacctaaagtctacaagaaggatgattcatcaacttccacttcctcacattcaaaaggaaaagggcaagcattcatggcttctacaagtgggaagactcactcttttggaacaagaaaaggaaaagctctatgtgctactttcagtcataattcagagagatggcttctagattcaggggcttctcatcatatggcatcttcgcagtctatgttctctacatttgagccttgcaccatgccacagattttgatgggcaatcatacatacatggatgtgattgggaaaggatctattgcaattggggataactccttcaatgatgtgttgtgtgtacctcatttgacaaacaatctcctttctatctatcaaatcacacatggcgcaactaagagagttgtggagttcacacctgactcagttttcattagagacatggagactagagctatcattgcaattggggtggttgatcatgcatctcggttatactccttttcagattttgttgatgatgatgatttcacatttgatgattctacacatgatgatcacacttcttatgatggttcatattttgaggagaactttggacacttgaacatggggattctcacatgtgaccccattcttgagtcttgtatttcatctcctcatattgatatcacatcacctattgcacctgatgatgtagatagtgcgacagttttgccttcatgtgattcagtgcagcaagatattcattgtcttccagcttcagattcatgggataattacttgacagatattgcaggtttatttgtggaatcctacattgcatatttgggagacatcattgatgacattcatcttc
This genomic stretch from Cryptomeria japonica chromosome 8, Sugi_1.0, whole genome shotgun sequence harbors:
- the LOC131030229 gene encoding uncharacterized protein LOC131030229, with product MHVMGQLTDIMLRKVLVPKCSDLGSPVVNIVINGNQIRNVLVDLGASINVMLGITSLRPTPIVLQLADSSIVRPDGMIEDVVVTLDSWEYPANFMILSSKATLGGYPMILGRPWIAMNDAYIRYEPIVEKENIEEPSSPIVSVENESPTVEGVVTVTKREMTKTSIEKPFTSFHK